A stretch of DNA from Acidobacteriota bacterium:
TGGTGTTGCTGGCGGTTGTCGGGACTGGGCAAGATTTCTGGAAGGCGTTCTCGCTGATCGCCGTGACCGCCGCGGCTCTGTTGCTCGCTCCGGCTCTGGGCGCAAGGGTTCTGCAGGAGGATCTGCTCTCCGGACGGCTGAGCTTCTTTTCTAGACTACCTCTGACTTTGGCAGCCTTTTGGTGGGGAAAAGTCTTGGCAGCACTGACCATGCTGATCGGCGCTGCCGGTTTGGTAGTCGTTGTGATGGGCGTCATCGGTGACCCCTGGTTGCCATCCGCTCCCTACTTGCCTCTACTCATCGCGCAGATGTTGACCTTTTTTGCCTTAGGGCATGCATGGTCTCTCGGGATCCAGAGACCTTCACTGTGGTCTAGATTGAACAGCGCAGGTTTCTTTGTCTTGTTGCTGGTGTTAGTCGCGTCCTGGAACTCGTTTCTGGAATTTGGCCGGGGCACGAACTGGAGTCTAGAAACCGGATCTTTCGTTTGGTGGGGCCTAGTAGTTGAGATGATTTTTGTCGGGGTGGTGGCCATCGCCAGCTGGGTGCAGGTACTTCGTGGACAGAGCCTTCCGGAGCGAGGGCAGCGAGCCTTTGTGATGACCCTCTGGGGCATCTTCCTGCCCGTCCTCGGGGTGATCGGGCTTTATGTGCTGACGGCCCCTCCCCCGGCGCCGGAGCACGTAGAGGAATTTCGGCGGGTGTTGTCGGCCCCGAGTGGCGATCTCGTTTTCGTCACCGGCTACAGTTCGCGCCGAAACGCCGAAGACTCCTTCTTTGTGAATATGTCGACCGGGAATTTCTTCCATATCGAGCAGACGATCGACAGTGCACCGGCTTTCTCTGAGGATGGGCGGCGGGCTGCCTGGCTCGACGTTGCAGGGGAACTTCGCTTCGTCGACTTCGTGAAAGGCTCGTCTCCGAAGGAAGCATTCCAGGTGCTACCGACCCGAATCCACACTTCCGCTTCGATTCTGGACATTGCGCTCTCTCCAAAGGGCCGGTCGGTCGTAGTTTCGGGACTCTATGAGGTGAGGGCCTACGATGTGGCTACCGCTCGGGTCTTGGCGGATCATTCTCTGCCCGGGAAGATGATCGGGATACGGTTTCCCGAACCCAACTTGGTGCGCTTTTACTTGGCATCCATTGAGAGACCCCAACGGAATCCGATGAGTATCTACGAGCTCTCCCTGGAAACCGGAGAGCTCCGGCGGTCGGGGACTCTCGAAGGGTTTGCCTGGCCGGGGCAGATGGTGGTCAACGCTGAGGGGAGTCAGGTGCTGCGGGTCGGAGCTCTGGGCTGCGGCGATACCACGGAGGCCGAGGCCGCCGGCGGCGACTACTACCAGAAGGCGGTGGTCGATATCTGCCTCTACGACGGGACCACCGGCGCTCCGCTGGCGGATCTCGGGGATTTCCCGGAAGTCCCGCTCCGCTGGGCACGCTTCCTGGCCGACGGCCGCCTGGCCGTACTTTCCCGAGAGCGTCTAGCCGACGCCGAAGAGGGCCAGGGGACCCTCCACATCTTCTCTCCCGAGGGCACTGCGCAGCAACAGGTCGATCTCGGGCGGGCGAATAGCTTTCAGGTCGGGACGCAGCCGGACGCCGGCTCTCTATGGATCAGCACCCAACCGGGCTCGCGACTGCTCCGCGTCGACCTCGATACCGGCACTGTGCGGCAAGAGGACGGGGAGCTGTCGGCCCTGCCTCTCGGGTCCGGTGGAAGACAGCGCGAGAGCCGCTTTCGCTACCTCCCTGAGCCGGTCGTTCCGTTGCCGGGGGAGACCGGCGCTAGGCTCCTGCTAAGCGGGGAGGGCGAGCTGGTCCTGCAGCAGAAAGAGGGGCAGGGGCTCCGGCAGATCTCGCTGCATTCGATCCCCTACACCCTCGCGCCCTGGCTCCAGCCACCCGCCGGTGGGCCGACGCTGAGCAACGGGTGAGGGGCTTCCTCGGATAGGTTCAGTGAGCGCAGGTTGCGGAGGAACCCAGCAGTGGATCAGTCCGAAGCCGAGGTCTTCCTCGGATCTTCAGCGCCCTGTCATGCAGGCTCCAGAGCGGCTTACTGAAGGCTCAGAAAGAAGACGCGATTGTGCGCCTCGGCAGAAGAGAACCGGGCGTGGAGAGAGCGTAGAGCGCGGACCCAGCCACCGATGCTCGCAGCCCGCTGCCGGCCGAAGGCGATGCCTGCGTGGTCGGTGCCTTCAGAGGCCAGGCGGAGGAAGTCCTGATCGTGGCTACACAGTACTCGCCCAAGACGAGTGGCACGTAGAAGATGATCGGGGTCACCGGCACCTAGTTCTCCCAGATCGCGCACGGAGAGAGCATCAATGCCAGAGAGGGCCAGCTGGCGGCCGACTTCGGTAGGGACATTCTCGTCGAGGTAGAAAGAGAGTCCGGTTCCGGTGCCCGACACGGTTCAACCCTCGAGCTGGCTCCGATAACGGTCGGCGGCTTCCGCGTTGGACCGGATCTCCGCGTCGATTTCTTCCCTGTGGCTGTAGTAGTAGGACAAGGCTGCGTGGACCTGGGCTAGGTTGAGCTCGAATTGTAGGGCGAGCTGCTCCGGAGACAGACCGTCGAAGAGGTGATAGGCCACGAGATCCGAAACCCGCAGAGTGGTGCCCGCGAGGATGGGCTGGCCGCTTCTCACCTGGGAATCTCGGACGATGGTCTGGATCGGGAGCACGGTCGCGGACATCGAGAGCCTCCAGAATGGAATTCTTGACTGCCTAGCTGACGGAAGATTACCACGCACGAGCTGGCCTCAGGCTGGGCCAGAGGCGGAATGTTGAGCGCAGGCCATCGGTTGCGAGAAGATAAGAGCCCCCCTTTGGATTGCCATGAGCTGGCCCCGAGGTCGGTGAAGCGGATGCCGAGCCGGGATGAACTGAGACAGGAGAGCGCGATGGTCACGAGACAGTGGACGGCGAGATGGCGAGGTTGGATGCTTTTCGGGGCGGTGGCTCTGGCTTGTCTCGTGCTCATCGGCCCAGCCCAGCCGGCTGAGGCGCAGGGGCAAGGAGAGGAAGGGGTGTGGATCACCGTCGGCGCCGACGCCTTCCGGACCCTGCGCGGAGAGGAATCCATTCGCTTCCGGGGCCAGGCCTTGGTACCGGTGGCGCAGGCCGAGGGGGTGGTGCTGACTCAGGTGGATGGGGAGGATCTGCGGGCGATCTCCGAGACCATTCATCACGCTCACCGCCGCTGCGGCGGCTTCATGGCCCACGAGAGCCTGGCGGAAGCCCAAGAGCAAATGGCGCGGGTGGCCCGGGGGATGGGAGCGGTGGAAGGGGCGCCGACCTACCTCATCGACCAGCCGGCGCTGGTGGGGAGCCTGTCGCCCCAGCTGAGCGAGAGCCACATCCTCGGCACCATCCAATCCCTGTCCCAAGACTTCAACAACCGTTACTACCGCCACCCGTCCGGCGTCGCCGGGGCGGAGTGGATTCGGGATCTATGGACTGGCTACGCCAGCGGAACTCTGGGAGTGACGGTGGAGCTGGTCTCCCACTCCTTCGCCCAGCCTTCGGTGGTGCTCACCATCCCCGGCTCGACGCTGGCGGACGAGGTGGTGGTGCTCGGCGGGCATCTGGATTCCATCGCCGGGGGCAGCTCGGATCCCGACTTCGTGGCCCCCGGTGCCGACGACAACGCCTCCGGCATCGCGGTCATTTCGGAGGTGGCGCGGGTGCTGCTGGCCAATGGTTTCAAGCCCCAGCGCACCGTCAAGCTGATGGGGTATGCGGCGGAGGAAGTAGGGTTGCGAGGCTCCCAGGACATCGCCGAGGCCCACGCCACCGGCGGCATCGACGTGGTGTCGGTGCTGCAGTTGGATATGACCGGCTTCCAGGGCTCGACGGAGGATATGTCCCTCATCGACGACTTCACCAACGGTCCCCTCACCACCTACCTGGGGCAGTTGATCACCACCTATCTCACCGACCTCACCTTCAGCACTTCCAGCTGCGGCTACGCCTGCTCGGATCACGGTGCCTGGCATTTCGAAGGCTATCCGGCGGCCTTCGTCTTCGAGGCCCGTTTCGGCCAGCACAATCCGGAGATCCACCGCACCTCGGACACCCTCGCTCCCCTGGGCAACAGCGCTGCCCACGCGTTGAAATTCGCCCGGCTGGCCCTTGCCTATGTGGTGGAGACCAGCGTCGACGGTAGCGAGCTGGCCCCCATCTTCATCGATGGATTCGAGTCCGGCACCACGGGGGATTGGACCCAGACCTTCACGGAATAGGCGGCAGAGTCCGAGGATCGCGAGACTCTAAGACTCACTCTCCTCAGGCGCCAGCGCCGCCGCCACCTCGTCGTGGCCTCGCTCCACCGCCACCTCGTAGGCGGTGCGATCCTGGTCGCCTTGGAGGGTCGGGTCGGCGCCGGAGGCGAGGAGCAGTTGCACCATCTCCAGATCGCCACGGTGGGCGGCGAGCATCAACGGAGTCGCCCGTCCGAGGACTTCGGTGCGCAGGCGTACGTTGGGTGCGGCGCCATGCTCGAGGAGCGCGCGGGCGACCTCCCGTTGCTCCCGGCCGGCGGCGAGCATCAGGGCGTTCACCGTGCCGAAGCCCGCGATGAAGGTCTCGCCGTCGGGGGCGGCGCCCCGATCCAACAACAGTAGCGCCAGATCGTCGTGCTTGCGGAAGACCGCGAAGAGCAGCGGGCTGCTCAGGTCTTGGTTGGTGGCGTCGAGGTCGGCGCCGTAGGAAAGTAGCAGCTCCGCCACCGGGCGGTGGCCGTGGAAGGCAGCGAACATCAGTGGAGTCACCTGGGAGCGATTGCGTGCATCGGGCTCGGCGCCGGCCACCAGCAGCGCGCGGACGGCCTCCAGATGCCCCCCGGCGGCGGCAAGATGGAGGGGAGTGCTGCGGGTCTCTTCTTCGCCCCGGTCATTCACCTTGGCCCCCGAGCGCAGCAGTAGCTGCAGCACCTCGGTGTGGCCCTGGCCGGCGGCCAGCTGCAAAGCCGTAGCGCCGTTTTCGTCGATCACATCCAGGTCGGTGTCGGCGGCGAGCAGGGAGCGCACGACCTCCGGGGCCCCTTCTCGGGCCGCCAGTAGCAGGGCCGTGCCGGCCTCGTCCCGGGCCCCGCGGCGGAGCAGCAGATCGAGCATAGGAGCGAGGCCCTGGGCGGCGACTTTGTAGAGCAGGCTTTCGCCACCGCTGAGCTCGGGATTGACCTCTGCGCCAGCGTCGAGGAGCAGCCGGGCGGTGGCTAGATGACCCTGGAGTGCTGCCTGGGTGAGGGCAGTACGGTGATTCCGGGTGCGTTGATGGAGGTCGGCGCCGGCGGCGAGGAAGCGGCGCACGATCTCGGTGTGGCCGAGGAAGGCAGCGCTCATCAGGGGGGTGTAGTGGGCCTTGTTGAGGTGGTTGAGCTGAGCACCGTGGCGCAAGAGCAGCTCGGGGATCCGCGGGTCGTCCTGCTCCGGGAGGAAGAAGAGGGCCGTGTTGCCGGAATCATCCTGCTGGTGCACATCGGCACCGGCGTCCAGAAGCAGCTGCATCAGATCCAAGCGCCCGGCGGCGGCGGCATAGCCGAGGGCGGTCCGGCCGCCCATCCCCGGTGTATCGACGCCCGGTACGTCGTCCTTCGAGGGGGCGGCATCTGGGGAGTCAGCACTCGGTTCGTAGCTCTCGGCGATCTCCGCCAGTAGGCTGCGGACGCGACGGGTCTCGCCGGCGCGCACCGCCTCGATGAGCTCGGTGTCGGCACTGGCGGTGCGTCCGTCGTCGGGGGGCTGGTAGAGCTGCAGCAGCGGGCTGGCCGGGCCGTCCTCGGTTTCGGTGGACTCCTCGTCCTCCGCTTCCTCGCCGAAAGCGATGGGTACGGTGCGGGAGTCAGTGGACCGAGCCTGTTCCTCGGTGGGCTTCTGGGATTCCGGCGGTGGCTCGTCGGGTCCCCAGGCGCTGGCGGCAGTCGGGCTGAGAGCCGCCGCCAGCAGGAAACCGTGGGTCAGCAAATAGGCAGTGACCCGCAGGCAGGTGGTGAAGGGCTTGGTCCGCAGGATGAGGCGAGGGAGGAGACGCGAGGTGTGATTCCAGCTCATGGGTGCAAAGTGTAGCTCGGGAAAAGAGGATGGCGTCACGCCACCAATGTTGGATCAGAAAGAAGCTCGATGGAATGAAGAAAGGGCCGGCCGCCGCGCAATGCGCCGAGGCCGGCCCTCCGAGGATGTAGAAGCTGTGATCCGCGGTTACGGAATCAGCTCTTCGTTGGGATCGATGGGAGCCTTCAGCTTGCTCAGGAAGGTGAGCAGGTTCTGCTGGTCCGAGGAGGAGAGAGCCAGGAAGGCATCCCGAGCGCTCTGAGCCTCGCCACCATGGAATTCGATGGCGTCGTAGAGGCTGGTGGCGCGGCCGTCGTGGAGGTACGGCGCCGTGTCGGCGATACCCCACAGACGGGCGGTGATGAACTCTTCGTTGGCGATCTCACCGCGCTCGAAGGTCTCCGCCAGCCGCGGTCCCATGTTGTGGCGCTTGAGGTCGGAGAAGAGCGGCACGTACACGCCCTTCTCGCCCGGAACGCGATCGAAGCCCACCCGCTTCAGGTTGACGGTCATGTAGATGTCGGCGAAGGGCTCGGTGGGATCTTCCGGGAAGGAAAGCGGCAGCCTGCGGTGGTCGGTCTTCATCACCGGCCGATGGCAGTTGGCGCAGCCGATGTTCTGGAAGGTCTGGAAGCCGGCGTGGCCGGCGCCGCCCAGATGCGCGACGAAGGGCGGCGGGTTGGTGACGTCGAAGATGTGCAGGGTGGTCATCTCGAAGACGGTGAGCTCGTCGGTGTGACCGTCGCCGTCCTCGTCCACGCCCGCGCCGACGACCTCTACCGGCTGGATGCCGAAGTGGAACTGCATGGCACCGCGGTCGAAGTCGCGCATGGTGAAGTTCTCACCCTTGCGCCCGAAGGGACGAACCACCAGAGCTTCCTCCGGCGGCACGCTGTCGATGTGCTCCGGTCCGACGCCCTCGACGTTGGAGAGGTCGACGTCGCCGCCGCCCTCGGAGATCAGGTAGCCGAAGTTCACGCCGTGGGTGTCCAGCGAGACGATGGTGCCCGCCGAGGCGGCCTGGGCCTGATCCAGCAGGTGCTGGAGGTCAGCGGTCATTTCCTTGCCGAGCAACTCCACGCCGCCGCCGCCGAAGAGGAAGGGCGGGTTGGCGAAGCGGCCGTTGAAGTCGGCCACGCCGTCGGCGACCATGGCGAGGTCCGGATCATGGCCGGGGACCCAGGTCACGCGGTCGTCGAAGGAGTCGCCGACGTCGATGAGGCTGGGCATGA
This window harbors:
- a CDS encoding ankyrin repeat domain-containing protein; protein product: MSWNHTSRLLPRLILRTKPFTTCLRVTAYLLTHGFLLAAALSPTAASAWGPDEPPPESQKPTEEQARSTDSRTVPIAFGEEAEDEESTETEDGPASPLLQLYQPPDDGRTASADTELIEAVRAGETRRVRSLLAEIAESYEPSADSPDAAPSKDDVPGVDTPGMGGRTALGYAAAAGRLDLMQLLLDAGADVHQQDDSGNTALFFLPEQDDPRIPELLLRHGAQLNHLNKAHYTPLMSAAFLGHTEIVRRFLAAGADLHQRTRNHRTALTQAALQGHLATARLLLDAGAEVNPELSGGESLLYKVAAQGLAPMLDLLLRRGARDEAGTALLLAAREGAPEVVRSLLAADTDLDVIDENGATALQLAAGQGHTEVLQLLLRSGAKVNDRGEEETRSTPLHLAAAGGHLEAVRALLVAGAEPDARNRSQVTPLMFAAFHGHRPVAELLLSYGADLDATNQDLSSPLLFAVFRKHDDLALLLLDRGAAPDGETFIAGFGTVNALMLAAGREQREVARALLEHGAAPNVRLRTEVLGRATPLMLAAHRGDLEMVQLLLASGADPTLQGDQDRTAYEVAVERGHDEVAAALAPEESES
- a CDS encoding M20/M25/M40 family metallo-hydrolase, translated to MVTRQWTARWRGWMLFGAVALACLVLIGPAQPAEAQGQGEEGVWITVGADAFRTLRGEESIRFRGQALVPVAQAEGVVLTQVDGEDLRAISETIHHAHRRCGGFMAHESLAEAQEQMARVARGMGAVEGAPTYLIDQPALVGSLSPQLSESHILGTIQSLSQDFNNRYYRHPSGVAGAEWIRDLWTGYASGTLGVTVELVSHSFAQPSVVLTIPGSTLADEVVVLGGHLDSIAGGSSDPDFVAPGADDNASGIAVISEVARVLLANGFKPQRTVKLMGYAAEEVGLRGSQDIAEAHATGGIDVVSVLQLDMTGFQGSTEDMSLIDDFTNGPLTTYLGQLITTYLTDLTFSTSSCGYACSDHGAWHFEGYPAAFVFEARFGQHNPEIHRTSDTLAPLGNSAAHALKFARLALAYVVETSVDGSELAPIFIDGFESGTTGDWTQTFTE
- a CDS encoding di-heme oxidoredictase family protein, with amino-acid sequence MNTQQLQDGLVQQLSEHTSLFSLRQQGMLIFTTPITAEDGFGDGPWDPAETPPLAFGHRPTLQGNGTLLRVNGLDAQSCNECHTIVDNSDLPPTLGIGGVGGMVQNAIIMPSLIDVGDSFDDRVTWVPGHDPDLAMVADGVADFNGRFANPPFLFGGGGVELLGKEMTADLQHLLDQAQAASAGTIVSLDTHGVNFGYLISEGGGDVDLSNVEGVGPEHIDSVPPEEALVVRPFGRKGENFTMRDFDRGAMQFHFGIQPVEVVGAGVDEDGDGHTDELTVFEMTTLHIFDVTNPPPFVAHLGGAGHAGFQTFQNIGCANCHRPVMKTDHRRLPLSFPEDPTEPFADIYMTVNLKRVGFDRVPGEKGVYVPLFSDLKRHNMGPRLAETFERGEIANEEFITARLWGIADTAPYLHDGRATSLYDAIEFHGGEAQSARDAFLALSSSDQQNLLTFLSKLKAPIDPNEELIP
- a CDS encoding DUF433 domain-containing protein, with amino-acid sequence MSATVLPIQTIVRDSQVRSGQPILAGTTLRVSDLVAYHLFDGLSPEQLALQFELNLAQVHAALSYYYSHREEIDAEIRSNAEAADRYRSQLEG